In Sphingopyxis sp. 113P3, one DNA window encodes the following:
- a CDS encoding lysozyme inhibitor LprI family protein codes for MILSTLLVLVSAAQEPALDCDNAGTQFELNACAYKDYERADAAMNAQWKITAARMKGLDAQFDRAQDDRPGYFDTLLAAQRAWLDYRDKHCTSEGYSMRGGSAEPMVVSGCQAELTDARTQQLKALIEEY; via the coding sequence GTGATCCTTTCGACCCTATTGGTCCTGGTCTCGGCGGCGCAGGAGCCCGCGCTCGATTGCGACAATGCCGGGACGCAGTTCGAGCTCAATGCCTGCGCCTACAAGGACTATGAGCGCGCCGATGCGGCGATGAATGCCCAGTGGAAGATCACCGCGGCGCGGATGAAAGGTCTCGATGCGCAGTTCGACAGAGCGCAGGACGATCGCCCGGGTTATTTCGACACATTACTCGCCGCGCAGCGCGCGTGGCTCGATTATCGCGACAAGCATTGCACGAGCGAGGGCTATTCGATGCGAGGCGGCTCGGCCGAACCGATGGTGGTCAGCGGCTGCCAGGCCGAGCTCACCGATGCCCGAACCCAACAACTCAAAGCCCTGATCGAGGAATATTGA
- a CDS encoding acetyl-CoA carboxylase biotin carboxylase subunit — protein sequence MFKKILIANRGEIACRVIKTARRMGIQTVAVYSDADARAPFVRMADEAVHIGPSPASESYLIADKIIEACKATGAEAVHPGYGFLSERTSFAEALAKENIAFIGPPVNAIAAMGDKIESKKLAKEAGVNVVPGFVGEIRDTEHAVEISNEIGYPVMMKASAGGGGKGMRLAYDEKDVREGFESVKREGLNSFGDDRVFIEKFILNPRHIEIQILGDQHGNILYLNERECSIQRRHQKVVEEAPSPFVTEKMRKAMGEQCVALARAVGYYSAGTVELIVSGADPTGESFYFLEMNTRLQVEHPVTEAITGIDLVEQMIRIAAGETLAMKQDDVKIDGWSIENRVYAEDPYRGFLPSTGRLTRYRPPVPGWSDDGAANGRRGIDGVRVDDGVYDGGEVSIFYDPMIAKLITWGKTRDEAADLQVAALDRFELEGLGHNIDFVSAIMQHPRFRSGELTTGFIAEEYPEGFSGAPTDERVTRALAAIAGFMASAEADRARRTDGQLGERLDPPAKWHVVIAGESHKVKIGRKHIKVDGEKIDIALEYTPGDRLVVAEIDASELAVKVAKTRSGWRMTTRGHIHDVRVLPWHVAPLSSHMIEKIPPDLSKFLICPMPGLLVALHVGEGDAVEAGQPLATVEAMKMENILRAEKAGRVKSVNAAQGDSLAVDAVILEME from the coding sequence ATGTTCAAGAAAATACTGATCGCCAATCGCGGCGAAATCGCCTGCCGCGTCATCAAGACCGCGCGCCGCATGGGAATCCAAACCGTTGCGGTCTATTCGGATGCCGATGCGCGTGCGCCCTTCGTGCGCATGGCGGACGAGGCGGTGCATATCGGGCCCTCGCCCGCGTCGGAATCCTACCTGATCGCGGACAAGATCATCGAAGCGTGCAAGGCGACAGGGGCCGAGGCCGTTCATCCGGGCTATGGATTTCTGTCCGAGCGCACAAGCTTCGCCGAGGCGCTTGCGAAGGAAAATATCGCCTTCATCGGCCCGCCGGTGAACGCGATTGCGGCCATGGGCGACAAGATCGAATCGAAGAAGCTTGCGAAAGAAGCCGGCGTCAATGTCGTCCCCGGCTTTGTCGGCGAAATCCGCGACACCGAGCATGCCGTCGAGATTTCGAACGAAATCGGCTATCCGGTGATGATGAAGGCCAGCGCTGGCGGCGGCGGCAAGGGCATGCGCCTCGCCTATGATGAGAAGGACGTCCGCGAGGGCTTCGAGAGCGTCAAGCGCGAGGGGCTCAACAGCTTTGGTGACGACCGTGTCTTCATCGAGAAGTTCATTCTGAATCCGCGTCACATCGAGATTCAGATTCTCGGAGATCAGCACGGTAACATTCTTTACCTCAACGAGCGCGAATGCTCGATCCAGCGCCGGCATCAGAAGGTCGTCGAAGAGGCGCCGTCGCCCTTTGTTACCGAAAAAATGCGCAAAGCCATGGGCGAGCAGTGCGTGGCGCTCGCAAGGGCGGTCGGCTATTACAGCGCCGGCACCGTCGAGCTCATCGTGTCGGGCGCCGACCCGACGGGCGAGAGCTTCTACTTCCTCGAGATGAACACCCGCCTGCAGGTCGAACACCCGGTGACCGAGGCGATCACCGGAATAGATCTCGTCGAGCAGATGATCCGCATCGCCGCGGGCGAAACGCTCGCCATGAAGCAGGACGATGTCAAGATCGACGGCTGGTCGATCGAGAACCGGGTGTATGCAGAAGATCCCTATCGCGGCTTCCTGCCCTCGACGGGGCGGCTCACACGCTATCGTCCGCCCGTTCCGGGCTGGAGCGATGACGGCGCGGCAAACGGCCGCCGCGGAATCGACGGTGTGCGCGTCGATGACGGCGTCTATGACGGCGGCGAGGTATCCATCTTCTATGACCCCATGATCGCCAAGCTGATCACCTGGGGCAAGACGCGCGATGAGGCGGCTGACCTCCAGGTCGCAGCGCTCGACCGTTTCGAACTCGAAGGCCTCGGTCACAATATCGATTTCGTATCGGCGATCATGCAGCATCCGCGCTTCCGCTCGGGCGAGCTCACGACAGGCTTTATCGCCGAGGAATATCCCGAGGGGTTCAGCGGTGCGCCGACCGACGAGAGAGTGACGCGCGCGCTCGCAGCGATCGCGGGCTTTATGGCGAGCGCCGAGGCCGACCGGGCGCGGCGGACCGACGGTCAGCTCGGCGAACGGCTCGATCCGCCCGCCAAGTGGCACGTGGTGATCGCGGGCGAGAGCCACAAGGTGAAGATCGGCCGAAAGCACATCAAGGTTGATGGCGAAAAGATTGATATCGCTCTTGAATATACACCGGGCGACAGGCTTGTCGTCGCCGAGATCGATGCGAGCGAACTCGCGGTGAAAGTTGCCAAAACGCGCAGCGGCTGGCGTATGACCACGCGCGGACATATTCACGATGTGCGCGTCCTTCCCTGGCATGTCGCGCCGCTTTCTTCGCACATGATCGAGAAAATCCCGCCTGACCTTTCGAAATTCCTCATCTGCCCGATGCCGGGCCTGCTTGTCGCGCTGCACGTGGGCGAGGGCGATGCCGTCGAGGCGGGTCAGCCGCTCGCGACAGTCGAGGCGATGAAGATGGAAAATATCCTGCGCGCAGAGAAGGCTGGCAGGGTGAAGAGTGTCAACGCCGCACAGGGCGACAGCCTCGCGGTGGACGCGGTCATCCTGGAAATGGAGTAG
- the rsmA gene encoding 16S rRNA (adenine(1518)-N(6)/adenine(1519)-N(6))-dimethyltransferase RsmA: MTPARPLPPLRETVRAHGLSASKALGQNFLFDEQLLDRIAALPGDLDGDLVFEVGPGPGGLTRALLRAGAEVIAVERDDRCLPLLGELSDAFEGRLRVIAGDAMAIDPEALAGRPYHIVANLPYNVGTALFTRWLEPAAWPPRWLSLTLMFQQEVAERIVAAVGTPAYGRLSVLAQWRASARIAMKVHRSAFTPPPKVMSAIVHVVPGEQPPSVDPALLSRLTEKGFGQRRKMLRQSLKGVPGAVESLKTIGIDPTRRAETVSVAEWVALARTLGT, from the coding sequence GTGACTCCGGCGCGTCCGCTCCCGCCGCTGCGAGAAACGGTACGTGCGCACGGCCTCTCTGCAAGCAAGGCACTTGGGCAGAATTTCCTGTTCGACGAACAATTGCTCGATCGCATCGCGGCGCTTCCCGGCGATCTCGACGGCGACCTCGTATTCGAGGTCGGCCCCGGTCCCGGCGGGCTGACGCGCGCGCTGCTCCGCGCGGGAGCCGAGGTGATCGCGGTCGAGCGCGACGACCGCTGCCTGCCGCTGCTTGGCGAGCTCAGTGACGCATTTGAGGGCAGGCTGCGCGTCATTGCAGGCGATGCGATGGCGATCGACCCGGAAGCGCTCGCGGGCCGCCCCTATCACATCGTTGCCAACCTCCCCTATAATGTCGGGACCGCGCTCTTCACCCGCTGGCTTGAACCGGCGGCTTGGCCGCCGCGGTGGCTCTCGCTCACACTGATGTTCCAGCAGGAGGTTGCCGAGCGTATCGTTGCCGCGGTGGGCACCCCTGCCTATGGGAGGCTCAGCGTTCTTGCCCAATGGCGCGCGTCTGCCCGCATCGCGATGAAAGTCCACCGCTCGGCTTTCACCCCTCCCCCCAAGGTCATGTCGGCGATCGTCCACGTCGTGCCCGGCGAGCAGCCACCGAGCGTGGACCCCGCGCTCCTCTCGCGCCTCACCGAAAAAGGCTTCGGTCAGCGCCGCAAGATGCTGCGACAGAGCCTCAAGGGCGTGCCAGGCGCGGTCGAGAGCCTGAAGACGATCGGCATCGATCCGACACGGCGCGCCGAGACAGTGAGCGTGGCCGAGTGGGTCGCGCTCGCACGTACGCTCGGGACTTGA
- the pdxA gene encoding 4-hydroxythreonine-4-phosphate dehydrogenase PdxA codes for MRDNVSPRPIAVTMGDPAGVGPEVAARAWGARREHKLPPFVTIGDVAAIEAVWDGPIARVGGIDEASRIFADALPVWHLEDSGALPPGVPTPAGATCALHALETGIGLTRNGACAALVTGPVSKHALHGIGYTHPGQTEFIAERCGVTATNAVMMLAGPALRVVPLTVHIPLAQVADRLTSDLIIAKARIVARGLHRDFGIERPRIGVAGLNPHAGENGQLGDEEFRIIAPAVAQLAGEGLSVEGPLAADALFAPTIRTRYDALLCAYHDQALAPFKALHFHDGVNLTLGLPIVRTSPDHGTAFNIAGTGQADPGPTIAAIAMASRMAEARERSGAPAK; via the coding sequence ATGAGGGACAATGTCAGCCCGCGCCCGATCGCGGTCACCATGGGTGACCCCGCCGGCGTGGGACCCGAAGTCGCGGCGCGCGCTTGGGGCGCTCGCCGCGAACATAAGCTGCCCCCGTTCGTCACGATCGGCGACGTCGCCGCAATCGAGGCCGTGTGGGACGGCCCGATCGCCCGCGTAGGCGGAATCGACGAAGCGTCGCGCATTTTTGCTGACGCGCTGCCGGTCTGGCACCTTGAGGACAGCGGTGCGCTGCCGCCGGGCGTGCCCACACCCGCGGGCGCGACCTGTGCGCTTCATGCGCTGGAAACGGGGATCGGCCTGACCCGCAACGGCGCCTGCGCCGCGCTCGTCACCGGGCCGGTATCAAAACATGCCCTCCACGGCATCGGCTATACGCACCCCGGTCAGACCGAATTCATCGCCGAACGCTGCGGCGTCACCGCCACCAACGCGGTGATGATGCTGGCGGGCCCCGCGCTACGCGTCGTACCGCTCACCGTGCATATCCCGCTCGCGCAGGTCGCAGATAGGCTTACAAGCGATCTGATCATCGCGAAGGCGCGCATTGTCGCGCGCGGCTTGCACCGCGATTTCGGAATCGAGCGCCCGCGGATCGGTGTCGCGGGGCTCAACCCGCATGCCGGCGAAAACGGGCAGCTCGGCGACGAAGAATTCCGGATCATCGCTCCTGCCGTCGCACAGCTCGCCGGCGAAGGTCTGAGCGTGGAAGGCCCGCTTGCCGCCGATGCGCTGTTCGCACCCACGATCCGGACGCGATATGATGCGCTGCTTTGCGCCTATCACGACCAGGCCCTGGCCCCTTTCAAGGCGCTGCATTTCCACGACGGAGTCAATCTGACCCTCGGCCTGCCGATTGTCCGCACCTCCCCTGATCACGGGACCGCATTCAACATCGCGGGGACGGGTCAGGCCGACCCCGGTCCGACGATCGCGGCGATTGCGATGGCGTCGCGGATGGCCGAAGCTCGCGAACGCAGCGGCGCGCCTGCCAAGTGA
- a CDS encoding peptidylprolyl isomerase yields MTKISTMIGLLAVAAAGITPVVAQTVADSEVPTTSLDIPGNVKLYGDAKANVYRPSATVNGEIITSTDIEERMALIRIANANLTLSAEEEQRLRQQVFSNLIDEKLQIQAARQAEITIDENLINQQFASLAARFKQTPEQFTEYLKSKGSSAGAVKQQIRGEFAWDRLLSRNIQSTTNVSTEEVDAVLKRLEAAKGQDEFHLGEIYLEATSENAAEVAENARKIMAALQAGGSFAAYARQFSDASTAVVGGDLGWVRAGQLPDSMAEAAAQMQPGQLVGPIEVPGGVSIMLLVDRRQVLTADPRDALLSLKQISLDFPPGTTEAQATALASKFTEATSAISGCGTADTVAQNLGASVVSRDNLSMRQLPPQLQQTLMDLQIGQTTQPFGSASDGISVLVLCGRDMPQAAGAPSAEQIEQRLLDEKVNRRAQRYLRDLRRDAVIEYS; encoded by the coding sequence ATGACCAAAATTTCGACCATGATCGGCTTGCTTGCCGTGGCGGCTGCCGGGATCACGCCGGTCGTTGCGCAGACCGTTGCCGACAGCGAAGTGCCAACGACCAGCCTCGACATCCCGGGCAATGTAAAGCTCTATGGCGATGCCAAGGCCAATGTCTATCGTCCCTCGGCGACCGTGAACGGCGAGATTATCACGTCGACCGACATTGAAGAACGCATGGCGCTGATCCGCATCGCAAACGCCAATTTGACGCTGAGTGCGGAGGAAGAGCAGCGGCTGCGCCAGCAGGTCTTCAGCAATCTCATCGATGAAAAATTGCAGATACAGGCCGCGCGTCAGGCCGAGATTACGATCGACGAGAATCTGATCAATCAGCAGTTCGCCTCGCTCGCTGCGCGCTTCAAGCAAACGCCCGAGCAGTTCACCGAATATCTGAAGTCCAAGGGATCGTCCGCCGGCGCTGTCAAGCAGCAGATCCGCGGCGAATTCGCCTGGGACCGTCTGCTGTCGCGCAATATTCAGTCTACGACCAACGTGTCGACCGAAGAGGTCGACGCCGTGCTCAAGCGTCTTGAGGCTGCCAAGGGTCAGGATGAATTCCATCTCGGTGAAATCTATCTCGAGGCGACCTCGGAAAACGCCGCCGAAGTTGCCGAAAATGCCCGCAAGATCATGGCGGCGCTCCAGGCAGGCGGCTCGTTCGCAGCCTACGCCCGCCAATTCTCTGACGCATCGACGGCCGTGGTGGGCGGTGACCTTGGCTGGGTGCGCGCGGGCCAGCTGCCCGACTCTATGGCCGAAGCGGCAGCGCAGATGCAGCCAGGCCAGCTCGTTGGTCCAATCGAGGTGCCGGGGGGTGTGTCGATCATGCTGCTTGTCGACCGTCGTCAGGTCTTGACGGCCGACCCGCGCGACGCGCTCCTCAGCCTCAAGCAAATCTCGCTCGATTTTCCCCCCGGGACCACCGAAGCCCAGGCAACCGCACTGGCCAGCAAGTTCACCGAAGCGACAAGCGCCATCTCGGGCTGCGGTACTGCTGACACCGTGGCGCAGAACCTGGGTGCGTCCGTCGTCTCGCGCGACAATCTGTCGATGCGTCAGTTGCCGCCGCAGCTGCAGCAGACGCTGATGGACCTCCAGATCGGTCAAACCACCCAGCCTTTTGGATCGGCGTCCGACGGAATCAGCGTTCTCGTTCTTTGCGGACGCGATATGCCGCAAGCCGCTGGCGCCCCGAGCGCCGAGCAGATCGAGCAGCGTCTGCTCGATGAAAAGGTCAACAGGCGCGCCCAGCGCTATCTGCGCGACCTGCGCCGGGATGCCGTGATCGAATATAGCTGA
- a CDS encoding LPS-assembly protein LptD, producing MTWALFRQATGARYLWLTTASGLALIANPALAHEGDESAVQDVAAPPVVQTLPETPPPGEPDLQTPDVSPVPVDAPKVEDENQIGFAADNLNYDSETEIVVAEGNVEMNREAISMRADKVTWNRKTGEVIAEGDVAIRSPEGDTAYGDRIELTDTLRDGVVENLLVVLDNGARLAAVRGTRFDNGNIELENAAYTPCPVEDENGCPKKPSWQIRAVRVLYDRGKNKVKYKGARVEIFGLPLIPLPGLSHPANSEAGSGILVPNVRLDRTNGFEIAVPYYLRLAPNRDLTLTPHLYTDAAPMLEGEFRALTDFGSFRINGFATYSSVVPLVGTPTTSTNEFRGYLESAGKFQIDPRWSVSYSGRIATDRTFMRRYDISRDDRLRSTFEVERIGGQSYLSIAGWATQTLRFNDEQGQQPIALPIIDFRQRLDDPWLGGQFELQLNTVAIGRTAGQDTQRAFAGARWDLRRLTPLGQEVTLTALVRGDVYHSDENLLTAIPGYRGRSGWQARGIAALAADMRWPFIGEFLGGTQTLTPRVQFVATPPIDNIEIPNEDSRAFDLEDSNLFAINRFNGYDRFEDGARVTYGIEWNYSRPGFNINSVVGQSYRLSSKPTLFPDGTGLTDRTSDIVGRTTIAYKDFLRLTHRFRLDKDDLAVRRNEFDATIGGRSTYAVLGYSRLNRDITSLAEDLQDREEVRAGGRVAVARNWSIFGSAIIDLTGRNDDPASTTDGFEPIRHRLGVAYDDDCLSIALTWRRDYIDTGDARRGNSFSFRIAFRNLGF from the coding sequence ATGACATGGGCTTTGTTCCGGCAGGCGACGGGCGCACGATATCTGTGGCTGACCACCGCCAGCGGTCTGGCCTTGATCGCGAATCCGGCGCTCGCGCACGAGGGCGATGAGTCGGCAGTCCAGGATGTGGCCGCACCGCCCGTCGTTCAGACGCTCCCCGAAACGCCGCCACCGGGCGAGCCTGACCTTCAGACCCCCGATGTCTCGCCCGTCCCGGTCGACGCGCCCAAGGTCGAGGACGAAAATCAGATCGGCTTTGCTGCCGACAATCTGAACTACGACAGCGAGACCGAGATCGTCGTTGCCGAGGGCAACGTCGAGATGAACCGCGAGGCGATTTCGATGCGCGCGGACAAGGTCACGTGGAACCGCAAGACGGGCGAGGTGATCGCCGAGGGCGACGTTGCGATCCGCAGTCCTGAGGGCGATACGGCCTATGGTGACCGGATCGAGCTTACCGATACGCTGCGCGACGGGGTGGTCGAGAATCTGCTTGTCGTCCTCGATAATGGCGCGCGCCTTGCCGCGGTCCGCGGCACCCGCTTCGACAATGGCAATATCGAGTTGGAGAACGCCGCCTATACTCCCTGTCCGGTCGAGGATGAAAATGGCTGTCCCAAGAAACCGAGCTGGCAGATTCGGGCGGTGCGCGTCCTTTATGACCGCGGCAAGAACAAGGTTAAATACAAGGGCGCGCGGGTCGAGATCTTCGGGCTGCCACTGATTCCGCTACCGGGTCTCAGCCATCCTGCAAACAGCGAGGCCGGAAGCGGAATCCTCGTCCCCAATGTCCGCCTCGACCGGACCAACGGCTTCGAAATCGCGGTGCCTTATTATCTCCGCCTCGCGCCGAACCGCGACCTCACGCTGACCCCGCATCTTTATACAGACGCAGCCCCGATGCTCGAGGGCGAGTTTCGCGCCCTGACCGATTTCGGCTCATTCCGGATCAACGGGTTCGCAACATACAGCTCGGTCGTCCCGCTCGTGGGCACGCCGACGACCTCGACGAACGAGTTTCGCGGCTACCTCGAAAGCGCGGGCAAATTCCAGATCGATCCGCGCTGGAGCGTCAGCTACTCGGGGCGGATCGCAACGGACCGTACCTTCATGCGACGCTATGACATCAGCCGCGACGACCGGCTGCGCTCGACCTTCGAGGTCGAAAGGATCGGGGGTCAAAGCTATTTGTCGATCGCCGGATGGGCAACGCAGACTCTGCGCTTCAACGACGAGCAGGGACAGCAACCCATCGCGCTGCCGATCATCGACTTCCGCCAGCGGCTCGATGATCCGTGGCTGGGGGGGCAGTTCGAGCTCCAGCTCAACACCGTCGCGATCGGGCGCACCGCAGGCCAGGATACGCAGCGCGCCTTTGCGGGTGCGCGCTGGGACCTGCGGCGCCTGACGCCGCTCGGCCAGGAGGTCACGCTAACCGCCCTTGTTCGCGGGGACGTCTATCATAGCGACGAGAATCTTCTCACTGCCATCCCTGGCTATCGCGGGCGATCGGGCTGGCAGGCGCGCGGCATCGCCGCTCTCGCGGCCGACATGCGCTGGCCGTTCATCGGCGAATTTCTGGGCGGTACGCAGACGCTGACCCCGCGCGTCCAGTTCGTCGCGACGCCGCCGATCGACAATATCGAGATCCCTAACGAGGATTCGCGGGCCTTCGACCTTGAGGACAGCAATCTCTTCGCAATCAACCGTTTCAACGGCTACGACCGCTTCGAGGATGGCGCACGCGTCACCTATGGCATTGAATGGAACTACAGCCGCCCGGGCTTCAACATCAATTCGGTCGTCGGGCAGAGCTATCGCCTGTCGAGCAAGCCGACCTTGTTCCCCGACGGTACCGGTCTCACGGACCGTACCTCCGATATCGTCGGACGCACAACGATTGCCTATAAGGATTTCCTGCGCCTCACCCACCGCTTTCGCCTCGACAAGGACGATCTTGCGGTGCGCCGCAACGAGTTTGATGCCACCATCGGCGGCCGGTCCACCTACGCAGTCCTCGGCTATTCGCGGCTTAACCGCGACATCACCAGCCTTGCCGAGGATCTGCAGGACCGCGAGGAAGTGCGCGCAGGCGGCCGCGTCGCGGTAGCGCGCAACTGGTCGATCTTTGGATCGGCGATTATCGACCTTACCGGCAGGAACGATGATCCGGCGAGTACAACAGATGGATTCGAGCCGATTCGCCACCGCCTCGGGGTAGCGTATGACGATGATTGTCTGTCCATCGCCCTCACCTGGCGCCGCGACTATATCGACACGGGCGACGCGCGGCGCGGAAACAGCTTCTCCTTCCGCATCGCCTTTCGCAACCTTGGCTTCTGA
- a CDS encoding leucyl aminopeptidase, with translation MDIQFVAQIDASADTVAIPVRKGGVDALAGPNAALLAAAAAQARFEGAAGSIAETAAVNGGRPQRLLLVGVGEGSHHDFERGGAALVARLQTSGASGVVVDLTGAGADEEDVLAFAMGARLRNWRLDTYRTRLADTAKPSLKALVIASAAGDISERWAAFEAVADGVALTQTLVAEPPNLLYPETFVERCQHLADLGVELEILDERQMKALGMGALLGVAQGSVRPPRLLAMRWNGGVEGEAPVVFIGKGVTFDTGGISLKPGPGMDMMKWDMGGAGAVAGAIKALAGRKAKANVVGVVGLVENMPDGNAMRPGDIVSTMSGQTVEVLNTDAEGRLVLCDCIAWAQKAYSPKVIVDLATLTGAMVISLGHEYAGMFANDDDLAAKLLSAGEASANRLWRFPLSPAYDKLIDSNIADMKNIGPREGGSITAAQFLKRFVNDGVLWAHLDIAGMAWHDKDGPTYAKGATGYGVRLLDRFIADNYER, from the coding sequence ATGGACATTCAGTTTGTCGCGCAAATCGACGCATCCGCCGACACGGTCGCCATTCCGGTGCGCAAGGGCGGCGTCGATGCGCTTGCCGGGCCGAACGCGGCGCTGCTCGCCGCGGCCGCCGCTCAGGCGCGTTTCGAGGGCGCGGCGGGGTCCATAGCCGAAACTGCTGCGGTCAACGGCGGTCGGCCCCAGCGACTGCTGCTTGTCGGTGTCGGGGAAGGCAGCCATCATGATTTCGAGCGCGGCGGCGCGGCGCTGGTCGCGCGGCTGCAGACAAGCGGTGCGAGCGGGGTCGTCGTCGATTTAACCGGTGCCGGCGCCGATGAAGAGGATGTGCTGGCCTTTGCGATGGGGGCACGCCTTCGCAACTGGCGCCTCGACACCTATCGCACACGGCTTGCCGACACGGCGAAACCCAGCCTCAAGGCGTTGGTAATCGCATCGGCCGCGGGTGATATTTCGGAGCGCTGGGCAGCCTTTGAAGCGGTTGCCGACGGCGTCGCGCTGACCCAGACGCTGGTCGCCGAGCCACCGAACCTTCTCTATCCCGAAACCTTCGTCGAACGCTGCCAGCATCTTGCAGACCTCGGCGTCGAACTCGAAATACTCGACGAACGCCAGATGAAGGCGCTCGGCATGGGAGCGCTGCTCGGTGTCGCGCAAGGATCGGTACGCCCACCGCGGCTGCTCGCGATGCGCTGGAACGGCGGCGTGGAGGGCGAGGCGCCCGTGGTCTTCATCGGCAAGGGCGTCACCTTCGATACCGGCGGCATCAGTCTGAAGCCCGGGCCGGGCATGGACATGATGAAGTGGGATATGGGCGGTGCGGGCGCCGTCGCGGGCGCAATCAAGGCGCTTGCCGGACGCAAGGCGAAGGCGAATGTCGTCGGCGTCGTCGGTCTCGTTGAAAATATGCCCGACGGCAATGCCATGCGTCCGGGCGACATCGTCTCGACGATGTCAGGGCAAACAGTCGAGGTCCTCAACACCGATGCCGAGGGCCGACTGGTGCTGTGCGATTGTATCGCCTGGGCGCAGAAGGCCTATTCGCCCAAGGTCATCGTCGATCTTGCAACGCTGACGGGCGCGATGGTGATCTCGCTCGGGCACGAATATGCCGGCATGTTCGCGAATGACGACGATCTGGCGGCCAAGCTGCTCAGCGCGGGCGAGGCGAGCGCGAACAGGCTCTGGCGCTTTCCGCTGTCCCCCGCTTATGACAAGCTGATCGACAGCAACATCGCGGACATGAAGAATATCGGGCCGCGTGAAGGCGGATCGATCACCGCCGCGCAGTTTCTGAAGCGCTTCGTGAACGATGGCGTTCTGTGGGCCCACCTCGATATCGCGGGCATGGCGTGGCACGACAAGGACGGGCCGACCTATGCCAAGGGTGCGACCGGCTATGGTGTGCGACTCCTCGATCGTTTCATCGCGGACAATTACGAGCGCTGA
- a CDS encoding DNA polymerase III subunit chi, with protein sequence MARVDFYRLTRDPVERVLPAVASRILADEARFLVVAESAMQRQTIDEALWSLQPASFLAHGAAGTPDEALEPILIAGTLISPAPNGARHVALADGTWREEALVFDRVFLFFDNSRLDDARATWRALSAARAAEIHFWKQDERGRWSEGP encoded by the coding sequence ATGGCGCGCGTCGACTTCTACCGGCTGACCCGCGATCCTGTCGAACGGGTGCTTCCGGCTGTTGCCTCGCGCATCCTTGCCGACGAGGCGAGGTTTCTCGTCGTCGCCGAGTCGGCGATGCAGCGACAGACGATCGACGAGGCGCTCTGGTCGCTGCAGCCGGCCAGCTTTCTGGCTCACGGCGCAGCGGGCACCCCGGACGAGGCGCTCGAACCGATCTTGATTGCGGGGACGCTCATTTCGCCAGCGCCGAATGGGGCTCGCCACGTCGCGCTGGCTGACGGCACCTGGCGTGAGGAAGCCTTGGTATTCGACCGCGTTTTCCTCTTCTTCGACAACAGCCGCCTTGATGACGCGCGTGCAACCTGGCGGGCGCTGAGCGCGGCCAGGGCGGCCGAGATCCATTTCTGGAAGCAGGACGAGCGCGGCCGCTGGTCAGAAGGGCCCTAA
- the ndk gene encoding nucleoside-diphosphate kinase — MAVTRTFSIIKPDATRRNLTGAVTKMLEDAGLRVVASKRIRMTREQAEGFYAVHKDRPFFGELVEFMTSGPVVVQVLEGENAMQRNRDVMGATNPKDAAPGTIRKEFAESIEANSVHGSDSEENAAIEIAYFFKPEEIVG; from the coding sequence ATGGCGGTCACCCGCACCTTTTCGATCATCAAGCCAGACGCGACGCGCCGCAACCTGACGGGCGCCGTTACCAAGATGCTGGAGGACGCGGGCCTGCGCGTCGTCGCCTCCAAGCGCATCCGCATGACCCGCGAGCAGGCCGAGGGCTTCTACGCGGTCCACAAGGATCGCCCCTTTTTCGGCGAACTGGTCGAATTCATGACGTCAGGTCCGGTCGTGGTTCAGGTGCTCGAGGGCGAAAATGCCATGCAGCGCAACCGCGACGTCATGGGCGCCACCAACCCCAAGGATGCGGCGCCGGGCACGATCCGCAAGGAATTTGCGGAGAGTATCGAAGCGAACAGCGTCCACGGCAGCGACAGCGAAGAAAATGCTGCGATCGAGATCGCCTATTTCTTCAAGCCCGAAGAAATCGTTGGCTGA